The genomic interval TGGCCTTCATATCGACCAACACTTGTTTATCTTCAGCAGTTAGTTCACCACATGCTGGAACTTTTCCTTCATAATATTTTTGGGTCAGAACCAAAGCACGATTGATGAAGTTTCCTAGGATATCCGCCAATTCATTGTTTACACGAGCTTGGTATTCTTTCCAAGTAAACTCGGCATCTTTCGTTTCTGGAGCAATACATGTTAACGTGTATTTCAATTCATCTATTTTCTCTGGGTACCTTTCCAAATATTCGTGTAGCCAAACTGCCCAATTGCGGGAAGTAGAGAATTTATCGCCTTCCAAATTAAGAAACTCGTAAGCGGGTACGTTGTCAGGCAAAATGAATCCACCATGATCTTTCAACAAAATCGGGAAGATAATTGCGTGAAATACAATATTATCTTTCCCTATGAAATGAACCAGTTTTCGATCCTCATTGCACCAGTAATCTTTCCAGTCTTTTCCGTTGTCTAAAGCCCATTGCTTCGTTGCGGAAATGTATCCGATTGGAGCATCCAACCACACATACAAGACTTTTCCGTCTGCACCTGGAAGTGGAACAGGAACTCCCCAGTCCAAATCGCGGGTCATCGCACGTGGATGTAAACCACAATCAATCCAAGACATACACTGACCAATCACCTGATTTCTCCAAGCTTTTGGGTCATGTTGTTGTTTTCCATCCAAGATTCCTTCCTTAATCCACGGACGCAACCACTCTTCGTGGCGATCCATTGGCAAAAACCAGTGTGAAGTACTTCTCAAAACAGGACTTTTTCCACTCAAAGTAGAAACAGGATTCTTCAAATCTGTCGGGCTCAGCGCAGAACCACATTTTTCACACTGATCACCGTAGGCATTCGGGTTTTGGCAATTGGGGCACTCTCCCGTTATGTATCTGTCAGCTAAAAACTGCTGGTATTCTTCGTCGTAATATTGCTCCGTTGTTTCCTCGATGAATTTCCCTTTTTCCTCCAATACTTTGAAGAAATCTTGTGCCGTTTCAATGTGAATCTGAGCAGAAGTACGGTGAAAAATATCGAAAGAAATCCCGAATTGTTTGAATGAATCACCAATTATTTGGTTGTATTTATCTACGATTTCACGAGGTGTAATCCCCTCTTTCTTAGCACGCAAAGTAATTGCAGCACCGTGTTCATCCGATCCACAAATGAAAGCCACATCGTGTCCGTTCGAACGCAGGAAGCGCACAAAAATATCAGCAGGCAGGTAAACACCGGCAACGTGTCCTAAATGAAGGGGTCCGTTCGCATATGGGAGCGCAGCTGTTACAGTAAATTTCGATTTATTCATGGTACAAAATTAGGAAAATTTTTAGCTCTCCCCCTTTGGAAGGTCATAAAGGGTAAGGATAACTCAGATTTAATGGATGAACCGCAAAGAAGCAGAGGACGCAAAGGTAAACAAGCCCTAGCAAATTGTTCGATTCATCTAAATCCCACTCATGCTTTCCTATCAAAAACTTCCATGTTCCTCCGTGCCCGTCCGTGGGAAACCTAATAAACCGTATTTTTATCGCTAAAATTTATCACCATGAAACTTATTCCGTTCGTATTTTTAGCATTTCTCTGCTCTTGCGGGCCTTCAGCAGAATCTCAAAATTTAACCCCGAAAAATGTAAAACCTGGAAACATTCAGTTCTTTGAGACCTACCCGCTTACTGAAATTCTGGATTCGTGGAAAGCTGCTTGCGCTTGGGTAAATAATCAAGACTCGCTTGAGCAAGGAGAAAACCCAAATAGTTTAGGAGCGCTTGTTCAATTATCAGACGCGAACAAATTTGGATTCGTAGCTGAAAATGACATCTTTAGAGTAGATTCGCTTTTGTCTCTTTCTGAGGTGAAAAACAATTTCCCAAAAGAGTTGAAATTTATGTGGTCATTCGGTTTGGAAGAGTCGCCAAATGGGAAAAAGATGTATGCCTTGTATGCAGTAAGAGTTCCTGAAGGCAACAAAGCGCCCATTGATGGAAAAGATATTGAAATCGCAAGTTTTGCTAGATCTCAAATCACCAATACACCAATAATTACTATCTCTATGACTAAAGATGGCGCACATGATTGGGAGGTTATGACTCGCAACAATGTTGGTCGTCCCATTGCCATTACGATGGATCACCAAGTACTTTCTTGCCCTATTGTGAATGGCGCGATTGCAGGTGGATCAACAGAAATAAGCGGAAATTTTTCAGTGAAAGAAGCAGAAGAATTGGCAGCACGGATTAATGCTG from Fluviicola taffensis DSM 16823 carries:
- a CDS encoding SecDF P1 head subdomain-containing protein produces the protein MKLIPFVFLAFLCSCGPSAESQNLTPKNVKPGNIQFFETYPLTEILDSWKAACAWVNNQDSLEQGENPNSLGALVQLSDANKFGFVAENDIFRVDSLLSLSEVKNNFPKELKFMWSFGLEESPNGKKMYALYAVRVPEGNKAPIDGKDIEIASFARSQITNTPIITISMTKDGAHDWEVMTRNNVGRPIAITMDHQVLSCPIVNGAIAGGSTEISGNFSVKEAEELAARINAGK
- the metG gene encoding methionine--tRNA ligase, translated to MNKSKFTVTAALPYANGPLHLGHVAGVYLPADIFVRFLRSNGHDVAFICGSDEHGAAITLRAKKEGITPREIVDKYNQIIGDSFKQFGISFDIFHRTSAQIHIETAQDFFKVLEEKGKFIEETTEQYYDEEYQQFLADRYITGECPNCQNPNAYGDQCEKCGSALSPTDLKNPVSTLSGKSPVLRSTSHWFLPMDRHEEWLRPWIKEGILDGKQQHDPKAWRNQVIGQCMSWIDCGLHPRAMTRDLDWGVPVPLPGADGKVLYVWLDAPIGYISATKQWALDNGKDWKDYWCNEDRKLVHFIGKDNIVFHAIIFPILLKDHGGFILPDNVPAYEFLNLEGDKFSTSRNWAVWLHEYLERYPEKIDELKYTLTCIAPETKDAEFTWKEYQARVNNELADILGNFINRALVLTQKYYEGKVPACGELTAEDKQVLVDMKAIPARIAELVYQYKLRDAQAEAMMLARIGNKYLADNEPWKLVKTDPKRVETIMNIALQITANLGLVLDPFLPETAAKIRAFVGTEVQTWDKSGTILLQAGDQTSTPTILFQKIDDEFVAREVEFLHASQPVAETTFPPQKEETSFDDFTKMDIRLGTIIEAIRVPKADKLLQLTVNTGIDTRTIVSGIAEHYSPEEVVGKTVAVLMNLAPRKIRGVESQGMILMAENEEGKLSFMIPEKGFEAGGEIR